In a single window of the Nicotiana tomentosiformis chromosome 10, ASM39032v3, whole genome shotgun sequence genome:
- the LOC104091653 gene encoding nudix hydrolase 1 — MESGAQQTPVTATPPSTPLPKVGVAVFLLNGSKVLLGKRLSAIGHSTFALPGGHLEFGESFEECATREVKEETGLDIDKTEYLTVTNNVISEKVHVVCIFMRAVPADPSQNPQTLEPEKCDGWDWYEWNTLPKPLFGPLQDMVQSGYNPFPTTAS; from the exons ATGGAAAGTGGTGCTCAGCAAACGCCAGTAACCGCAACGCCGCCGTCAACGCCGTTGCCGAAAGTCGGAGTAGCGGTGTTTCTTTTAAACGGAAGTAAAGTTCTGTTAGGGAAACGTCTCTCCGCCATCGGCCATAGTACCTTTGCACTTCCCGGCGGCCACCTCGAGTTCG GGGAAAGTTTTGAAGAGTGTGCAACGAGGGAGGTGAAGGAAGAAACAGGATTGGATATTGATAAAACAGAGTATCTAACGGTGACCAACAATGTCATCTCAGAAAAAGTGCACGTAGTTTGCATATTCATGAGAGCAGTCCCTGCTGATCCCAGTCAGAATCCTCAAACACTTGAACCTGAGAAATGTGATGGTTGGGATTGGTATGAATGGAACACTCTCCCTAAACCACTCTTTGGTCCTTTACAAGATATGGTTCAAAGTGGCTATAATCCTTTCCCAACTACTGCTAGTTAA
- the LOC104091654 gene encoding protein MIZU-KUSSEI 1 has translation MRTIMAKNPHESFSFSRRYFNFKKKVEDEDYDDEVYLTNFHSSSQREEELNMHSLSLSTTNAPKSKKLSRSTVSILRSALTFGKSRTHFSSGLGTKVVGTLFGYRRGHVHFAFQEDPKLSPAFFVELATPTSHLVREMASGLVRIALEADKRTGKKAVKLLEEPIWRTYCNGRKCGYGMKRECGPEEWKILNSIGPVSMGAGVLPSDGDGIGSEGELMYMRAKFERVVGSKDSEAFYMMNPDGHGGPELSLYLLRV, from the coding sequence ATGAGAACTATTATGGCTAAGAATCCTCATGAGTCATTCTCCTTTTCAAGAAGATacttcaactttaagaaaaaagTTGAAGATGAAGATTATGATGATGAAGTTTACTTAACTAATTTTCACTCTTCTTCGCAAAGAGAAGAAGAGTTGAATATGCATTCGTTGTCTCTGTCGACAACGAATGCACCTAAAAGTAAGAAACTGTCGCGCTCTACAGTTTCTATACTTCGTTCGGCTCTTACATTCGGTAAGAGCCGAACGCATTTTTCCTCAGGGCTTGGTACCAAAGTTGTTGGTACTTTATTTGGTTACAGAAGAGGACATGTTCATTTTGCATTTCAAGAAGATCCTAAATTGAGTCCTGCATTTTTTGTCGAATTGGCCACTCCAACTAGCCATTTGGTTAGAGAAATGGCTAGTGGATTGGTTAGAATTGCACTAGAAGCAGACAAGAGAACAGGAAAAAAAGCAGTGAAATTGTTAGAAGAGCCAATTTGGAGAACATATTGTAATGGGAGAAAATGTGGCTATGGAATGAAAAGGGAATGTGGGCCTGAGGAATGGAAGATTTTGAACTCAATTGGGCCAGTTTCAATGGGAGCTGGAGTTTTGCCAAGTGATGGAGATGGAATTGGATCAGAAGGTGAATTAATGTATATGAGGgctaaatttgaaagagttgtaGGGTCTAAAGATTCTGAAGCTTTTTACATGATGAATCCTGATGGTCATGGAGGTCCTGAACTTAGCCTTTATTTGCTTAGAGTTTAG